ttttgtcatttttgtcatttttgtcatttttgtcatttttgtcatttttgtcatttttgtcatttttgtcatttttgtcatttttgtcatttttgtcatttttgtcatttttgtcatttttgtcatttttgtcatttttatcatttttgtcatttttgtcatttttgtcatttttgtcatttttgtcatttttgtcatttttgtcatttttgtcatttttgtcatttttgtcattcttgtcatttttgtcatttttgtcatttttgtcatttttgtcatttttgtcatttttgtcatttttgtcatttttgtcatttttgtcatttttgtcatttttgtcatttttgtcatttttgtcatttttgtcatttttgtcatttttgtcatttttgtcatttttgtcatttttgtcatttttgtcatttttgtcatttttgtcatttttgtcatttttgtcatttttgtcatttttgtcatttttgtcatttttgtcatttttgtcatttttgtcatttttgtcatttttgtcatttttgtcatttttgtcatttttgtcatttttgtcatttttgtcatttttgtcatttttgtcatttttgtcatttttgtcatttttgtcatttttgtcatttttgtcatttttgtcatttttgtcatttttgtcatttatgtcatttttgtcatttttgccatttttgtcatttttgtcatttttgtcatttttgtcatttttgtcatttttgtcatttttgtcatttttgtcatttttgtcatttttgtcatttttgtcatttttgtcatttttgtcatttttgtcatttttgtcatttttgtcatttttgtcatttttgtcatttttgtcatttttgtcatttttgtcatttttgtcatttttgtcatttttgtcatttttgtcatttttgtcatttttgtcatttttgtcatttttgtcatttttgtcatttttgtcatttttgtcatttttgtcatttttgtcatttttgtcatttttgtcatttttgtcatttttgtcatttttgtcatttttgtcatttttgtcatttttgtcatttttgtcatttttgtcatttttgtcatttttgtcatttttgtcatttttgtcatttttgtcatttttgtcatttttatcatttttgtcatttttgtcatttttgtcatttttgtcatttttgtcatttttgtcatttttgtcatttttgtcatttttgtcatttttgtcatttttgtcatttttgtcatttttgtcatttttgtcatttttgtcatttttgtcatttttgtcatttttgtcatttttgtcatttttgtcatttttgtcatttttgtcatttttgtcatttttgtcatttttgtcatttttgtcatttttgtcatttttgtcatttttgtcatttttgtcatgtttgtcatttttgtcatttttgtcatttttgtcatttttgtcatttttgtcatttttgtcaatttcggcattttttcaacatcaactTTTACCTTATCCATTTCctaaaatttcagctttcatGATTGGAtttatttattcacaaaaaagaCATTCTTTCCTAAACATTTTCAACAACGAAATAGGGAAAATTCTTAGTCGGTTCCATAATCCCTACATCGCATCTCGGATTCTGTTTCCATTTTCAGCCTTAACAAAATTGGAGTGCGTGTGTCGGGGAAAACTCAACGTGCTTTCCCATCATCAGCGGAGAGAGATGAGTTTTTCATTTGTCGCCTGAAGCTTGATCTTTTTCTTTCTCTCGTACACACGcacatttttcaacgaaaacgtttgaaacgaaaacaacaacaaaggaACAACAAGACGGCACGGACGTTTCTTTATTTAACCGTTAATGTAAGCACAGCTTAAGAATGAATTTCGGAAGAGGCTGTTATTTATCTGACTTAAGTTgtgggtggattttttttttttcgagattcatTTTTCGATtcacatttttggaaaattagacatttaataaaaatttgaaagtccCTAGAAGGCGTGaaagaaaaataacatcaatttcATACTCGAAGTTGAATCAAGTTTCTATCTCAAATCTCATaactataattgaaaaaaacacaagTACCTAGGTACGATCATTTTTATATCAAGTTCACATGGAACGAACATGTTactaattttaattaatttaatgtGGCTGTCAATTGTTTAAGGTTCCGACAGATTCCTTACATGTAAGTTCTCGAGCATTTAAGAGATTGCTTTCTGTCGCAAAATTACACATAAGTACCATGTCGTTTGCGACACCCAAAACCAATTTGATAGTTCATGTGTCAAGCTATCGAAAATTGTGTAgtatgaaataaaacaaatcagaGTAAAAATAAATGCACAAATTAAATTATGATATTCATGGAAGGAGTATTCCATATTtcttctgaatgatttcttctCTACCCAAACGTACCCAAATTATATTATCTCAGGGAACCGCTTCTAGGAAATAATTTGCTTTCCGTGGGAACCAAGTCCTTTCCCCAGGGCCACGCAGCTCGTCGAGTGAGTTTCCCCACTTTCTTCTTCTGGCTGCTCGGGGATTCTATCCGGAAAATTGCGCGGGGGTGGTGAATCTTTTGGAATCCAGCGACCCGTAATAAAGTGGTCACAATGGAAACGCGTAGCTTCTAAAATACATACAGAGCCGGAACCAGGAGATATGAACTTTAACGTTGGTCTTTtggtatttcttttttttttgttgtgacgGGTGCTGATACCTAACTACCTTTTTGTGAAGGAAGGTTCATTTCTTTCTTATTCGAACTTCCCACGTTAAGAATGAAATAATAAAGCTTTCCGTATTCACCCACGCGCGAGTTGCAGTGATTCAAATGTGGAATGTGAAGGGATggaaaaaaaggaatgaaaGCTCTGTAGCaatcaatttgaatattttgagggTTCTGTCGGTTAATAGATGCATTTTAAAACGATCGAATATAATNNNNNNNNNNNNNNNNNNNNNNNNNNNNNNNNNNNNNNNNNNNNNNNNNNNNNNNNNNNNNNNNNNNNNNNNNNNNNNNNNNNNNNNNNNNNNNNNNNNNNNNNNNNNNNNNNNNNNNNNNNNNNNNNNNNNNNNNNNNNNNNNNNNNNNNNNNNNNNNNNNNNNNNNNNNNNNNNNNNNNNNNNNNNNNNNNNNNNNNNNNNNNNNNNNNNNNNNNNNNNNNNNNNNNNNNNNNNNNNNNNNNNNNNNNNNNNNNNNNNNNNNNNNNNNNNNNNNNNNNNNNNNNNNNNNNNNNNNNNNNNNNNNNNNNNNNNNNNNNNNNNNNNNNNNNNNNNNNNNNNNNNNNNNNNNNNNNNNNNNNNNNNNNNNNNNNNNNNNNNNNNNNNNNNNNNNNNNNNNNNNNNNNNNNNNNNNNNNNNNNNNNNNNNNNNNNNNNNNNNNNNNNNNNNNNNNNNNNNNNNNNNNNNNNNNNNNNNNNNNNNNNNNNNNNNNNNNNNNNNGTGAACAAACGAATCCTATAACACCTCTTTGTGATCGGTAGCTATAGAAATCGTCCTTTCACATTATGGAggtcaaattttagtttttctaaAGACGCGCGTTTTTTATCTTCTTCTCTCtggtaaaattgaacaaaaattaagattgaATCTAAGCAATATTGAACAGAAATAACTAACCcaacttgaacattttgaagatGCGAACAGTAATGGAGTCGTTCGTTGTCAACTTAACTTACGTTTTCTTTGATATTAGTTATTTAGCTTTAAAGTATGGAGTTGTAAGTTATAATAACCATAAATTTGGCATATTTcagagttgagataaaaaacaGTCGCGCTACTTTCGAACACAATATTCTATCCGCACTGtcgattttgtttttctattcaCTTATTCTTTCTCTCGTCGAAAACGGTGTAACCATCTTCGTCGAGCCAAACCAAGCCGCGACGTGAGTCCGGATCAAAGTATAAAGGGCCATTAAATAAACCACTCTTTTCGCTTGGTAACCTGATGCCCGGTCGTCGACTGCACGACAGCATCGTCTGGATCCAACGCCATATCGGCGCCCTTGTCTTCCTGCGTCAGATATTCGCCCTTGTGGCGGTTCATGTAGCGACCGATCAGCACGGCCATCAGAATCAGCAACAGAAGCAAAACCGCTAGCACACCTTGTGGATGATAAAGACGTTAGAGTGATCTCATTTCAGTTAGATTTATATAAAACTTACTCCCTAGAACAGCGGTATCTGGACCGTAGGCATCTCGAAGTTTATCTGCGTCAACAATGGGTGGTGGTCTGGTTTCAATCTCTATCGGCGGATGTGTTACAGGTTCTACACCGCAGAAATCTTCCGTTAATGGAGCTAGAAAAAAAACGCAGTCAAAATGAGAACCTCGTCCAGtagaatcaaacattttttaaacatacttCCTAAGGACTTCACATTGGGTGGAGGGTTCTCCTGAAACATGAACTTGAGCGGGTAGATGTCATCGAACTCTACCCTCGATATACATCCAATAAATCCATCCTTCATCGATTCGTTTTTGCCAATGTACATAAACTCGATATTGTTGAACTGAGCGTCAGCAGAATCTTTGATATCGAAGTGATATTCCTGCGGTTCGTAGTCATCAATTTCCAAAACAGCTGTCGAGCCACCGTTCTTCCTGGAAAACCGTACATCATGGTACTGTCCTAAGCCGAAGTGTTTCGTCGGGTAGATTAACTCCTGCCGTTCAAAACCGAAGTCAAACACAACTCGCAGATGGCCTGAATTGGAAACCATAATAGTGAGATATTCCTTCGATTGGCTAGAGAAGAATCCAAGCAAGAATCCTTTCGGGTTTGTCGTTGTGAAGCCCACTCGGATACGTTCGTGAAGTGTGGATCGGAACGCACCCTGGAAGTCGTACTTGATCATCGAGCTAGCTTTCATGTTAACACCAATTTCTgaggaatgaaaaaaagtttaaattatctatttttttaaccataaattAACCATCAACTCACCATCAGCACAAATCGGTCCCTTGAAGGCGCTCCAGCGGCAATCGCACACGAAATTATCATATCGCTCGGTACAGGTTCCGTTGTTCAAGCAAGGATTCGACTCACATCGACCCACACAACCCGTGGAAACCCCGTACAACCTACGCTCGGCATAGCCACGTAGATCAACTTGATTGCCATTCAACAGCAGCGCTCGAATACAGCCAACAAAACCATCCCGATAGTCAATGCTAGCGCCGACGATCAACTCCGAAGTCAGATACAGAGCACGAACGGGACCCGGAGGTTCCCGCACTTCCGCTCGAATCGATCCGTCCACCACCAGCCGGGCTTCCTTACGATTCCGTTCCACACTAACCGAATGCCATCGATCATCACTCAATCGGTAGCTGGTCTCAACGTAAACCTTCTGTGTTCCAGTTCCAGCCTGATACTCGAACAACAGCTTCGTTCCACCGACGATGTTCAGTCGAATAAAATCCGTCGGACCTCTGGCGTGCAGTATTACTGCATCTTCGATAGTTGTCTTGAACTCGAAGTAGATATCACCCGAATGACCCATATCAAACGGTGGAAGGTTTATCGTGGCGTCCTTGATACGGAAGGTTACAACATTATTGAACAGATCATCTCCTTCACACTTCAGCGGACCCAAAGTGTAGCGACCCAATTTCTCATCAACCGGTGTACCCGTGTCTCCAAATCGCAAAGCCTTCACGGGTAAAAATTCTTTCTCACGAATCTCTCCACCATCTTCCTGCCACTCCAGACTGTTCGAATCACAGTTACACCATTTTGTAGGATCAACACAGGTACCCAAGATACCACACTCGCACTTTCGGGATCCGGGCAGAGCACCAGCCCAATAGTCCATCGGTTGATTGTGTCTCGACATCCACCACGAATAAGGCCGGAAGCTTTCTGCCTCCGAGGGCGAGTTGAACAAACGCGAAGATCGACAAGCGTAGTTCAATCTCTGCCAGCAGGACTGCGATCGATTCAGAAGTGCCTCAATCTGTGGCAAATCGGCTTCGTAGATAATATTCTGCTCGAAAGAACCGGGCTCCGCAAACCCGTCGACTCGGGTCGTATGCTCCGAACTATGACTCAACACCGTAATAACTCTGCCATCCGTGTAAAACTCGCAGGTCACCGGGAACGGCGCCAACGGTCCACTTCCATCGACGTCTATGTTGATAGTGGTACGCGACTGTACCACATTCACATTTTTGTATGCCTGGCAAGACAACGGGTTCAACGAAGTATGACAGACAGCTCCGGCATATCCAGTGCCAGCACAATCGCAGGTGAACTCCATAGAATTCTGCTTACAAACTCCGCTGTGCTTGCACGGATTAGGATTGCATCGATCGATCATGTGACACGCATCGAACAGCATCTCCCCTTTGCAGCAATACTCATCCTCCTTCCAGTCCGAGGGAGGTCGGATGTTCCCATCGATGATGATGGTTCGCATGCAACCCACAAATCCATCCTTCGATTTGCCTCCGCCGATGTAGTACAGCTCTCCCGTTTGGACACTCAGTTGTCTGCAAACACGCGAGCAGAATGTTAGCTCTACATCCTCACACTAGAAACTTTTCGTTCTTAgttaatcaaaaaaatcaaccaatgtAAGTTAGATCAAGCGATTCTCGAATGGCCAATgtattgggatttttttttattaaagcgGTATTTTAAGCTTACGCTACTAAAACAAACGGGAAATTATACTATCACACACAGCAGTGTTAACTGGGAGAAACAAAACACACACTCGAAATTAAACGGAACACGCTGTGGCTAGTTTTtcctattttaatttatttggaaatgggatttttaacctttttacgTGTTTTTTACCTGGTTCCGTTCGATCCTGACTCTTCTGTAGCAAAAAGCCTGCAATGTTTGATCGAAATTCAGTCTTGTTGTTGATAgccgaaatttttggaaaaaaaccgaacaaaactataaaagcgctaatttgaaatcaaaattatgtttaagccttttaaatttttttggtgtTGTTTATGTGATTGTTACGTGTTTATTGGCAGAGGCAACGTAGTCCTCCACGAGTTTTGCTCTCATTGTGTTCGTTTATCCATTCAGAAGTCCACCAGTTCCGAACCCCAAACAGGCGGTTGCGACAACGTAAAAGTTCTCAGCGTGAGGATGAAtgtagcaaccatatatttgcatcgtcccggatcaagattttctttgttttttgaagaaagGGGTGCCCACGGTCTAAGTATATAAGGTAGGCTACTAACACGAGTAAACAACTCATTTTAATGCAAACTagtgacgtcattactatctGCCTATAGCGTTccaggcaaaaagttttgcgcgcgaagatcactagatggatagtaatgacgacattatcgggaagatatcaccttattatattgtacaccgtgGGGGTGCCCTTGTACCAGTGGAGCATGAATAAACGAAAACGCTATTAGGCTGCAAAGCTTtcgcttgaaaaataaaagaaaatcctCTGCTAGGTgaatcgattgctttgatttagtagaatattcaaccaagtaggcttacTAAATTTCACAGTTTCTGCTTAAATATTCTGTGAACCGTTTTAAATGATATCGACTATACATCAaccctattttttttgttaaaaaaacgaATCTAATAGAAATGGAAACGAACTCGGGGCAAGTGTCAATTGCCCAGATCTTCCTGTTCGTTGTTTCACCATCGTTCAGGTCTTTCGTTTCCTACTCTCCTGCTATCGATCGTACATAATGCCCTGATAGAATTCATGCTTGATATTCTGTGAAACTTTCGATTGTCTTTGCATTTTTAACGAGAATTCAAGTTAATTACTCGGATACGTCAAACTATGAAATGTATGTAAGTATATAGACAGAACTGAGATAGAAAACaagtacagtaccgttcataattgtatagaaattgaaaacgATAGAACCTTTCAAGAACTTCAGACATGACAGCTTTGCATTTCAACAACTACtctgtaaaatttcaataagaaatGTAGcttggtttctgagatattgcagatTGAATGGTTAAAGTCCAAAAAGCCCGATGtttgtagaattactgtatctcaggccacacaagctccagaaagctcaaatttggtgatatctatatctatattgatctatctaacgcaattTGTTCAAGAATACCATCAGAGTAAAAAgctatggaagttcaaagtcgaagtggcaGTGCGCGTAcattcaatttctatacaattatgaacggtactgtatctaTTACAATCAAGTAAAGAAATTTCCTAATAGAATTATGACCATTGCAACAAGAAAGTTAAGAAACAAACCCATACACTATTTGgtttaagaattcaaacttAAAACATAAAGACCAGAGTTCCAATTATTGTGTGCAACCAGCACCCAAATTTACTTCGGAAATCAGACTACCGACTTCCGAATTTATTTCcgaaaaagaaaagtgaagtactagattttCGGAAGTCAATTCGACGAGCACGAAATCCACCGGGAAACTCTCCTGTAGAGGTAGGTTAGGAACCCAGAGAATCATTCCGGAGCTTATGCCTGGTTTAACTTTTTGGGCTTTTCGCCACCGTGTCAAGCCAAGCAGCGAAGGTATCACCTGGCCGAGGTTATTTCGTCCACAGGCCGAGAAACCCCCTCCTAGAGATAAGCCATTGGAAGAATCTATCACATGCTTTTGCCGAACTTTCGACcacacaggtttttttttttcattctggaACGGATTTTGCGCCAATTGAATCAGTGTTATACCGGATTTTATTCCTATCGAATTTCGTTTCTCCGGATTAAGTAATTCCGGATCTATATCCCTGCGCACCAGAAATCTCCCGATCTTACCGGATTTCGTTTCTGCGGACTCGGACTCCGGGTCCGGTTCCGGATCTCGCCGATTTTTGTTCATTCGGACCAAAATGTTGCGGACATAACTAATTCGGACCAGAAAGTTCTGGATCTTACCGGATTCCGATTCTCTAGACCCAGTGGTTTTCCGGTCCATTCGGACCCGAAAGCTTGGGACTTCACCAATCCGGACTCAATATTCCAGGAACTCGCCGGATTTCATCCCTCCGGACCCATTCGTTTCAGATTTGGTTCCCCCAGACCAGATGAATTTGTCCCCGTTCGTATCCGATAATTGCCGGATCTGAAGAGCCTCGGACTCGTCTGTCTCCGCACTATTTAATTCCGATTCCGTTGGTTAAGCAACACTGGAGCTTAAAAGTTGTCCAGAAGAGGACTGATCATCGGGGAATATTCGCCTCAGGCCCATACAGTGGAGCTTGGAGGTCCTGGTAACAACCCGGCTAACatttttgaagttatatttCTCAAAAAACTTCATTACACGTCTCACATACATCATAGAATCATCGCTCgcatcaaacttgaaaaagcaatattttcctactaaagtggaggcgataGACATACATTTTTTGTCCTTGAGCTTAATCACTCGCTGCAGAAGCTCAAGGCACATCTTCTAAAAAGCAGGCAGGTggttttgtggtattttatcccaggattCAACTAGATGGCGCATCAGAACTTCCAACCCGTCATGTTTTGTAGAGTAGACCTCGGGCATCTGTATACCCTAGACAGCCAAGTCCATAGGGTTAAAGTCCGGCGAACTCCCCGACCATTCCGAACTCGAAAttaaccctcgaaaaaaaaaattcgcacaCAAAAATTAAGACTTCTTTCCTTCGTAATCCTATGCGAAGTTCTGCTGAAAAACcaccaaccaaaaccaaaattaggACGTGTCCACAGTTCGAGGACATGCCGTAGAACTATTTTCGATGCGTAAATTGATTGATCTACACCGCTTCAGGGTGTTCGGTTGATCTTCACCAGCAAAGTACGGGCCATTCCGACCTAGACCTTTAATAAGACAGATTTCTGTCGTCTTGTGGCCTTTAATACGTTTGCATAGGTTCGTGATCTTTCTGGCAACcaaaatctgtagttctgttttttcacGAACCGCTGTACGGCGACGAATTCATCGGCGGATACACGATATTCTCCAAATTCTTCATGCGCGGCCCGCGTAAGCTGCGCATTCGCCCTTTCTACCCGCTCTTGCTTCTATTCAAACGAGAGGTCTTGAAATCTTAGGAACTTGTAAGGCTGGGCCTAAAGATCATCTTCCAAGATCCGACGGCGATTTTGAACCGGtatattaaaatctatcgccaATTCAATGTAACTACGCCAAGAAATTCTCTCAGGGTGCATCTTGATGATCTTCACGATGGTAGGTGTCGCCATTGTAGCTTGACGATCCCCACCATACTATACTTGGGTACTTctgatctccaggtatcttccaagtgcgagccaaaatttaaaaaaatacatacattcATAGGGCAACTCACGAAATATGTCTTTCTACCGTTTCACAGCCTGGAACTAGGCAATCAAAGCACTACGTTAAGGTTCGaggactatttttacaaaaaacacttgattacaaaattaacaaaaatatcctctGACATCTTAGACATAATATTAACCAGGTGACAAGGTGTCATCAAACTCGGTTTGGTATACTTCGAAATAATCACTCCTAAAgttttgtagcagttcaattgccggaccctgtaaatAGTTAACCTTATTGGTTCAAAATTGCGTAGTGGACGGGAAGGAACGTGGAATGGTATAATTTCAGTGAGATTAGAGGAGTCGATATTTCCAgatataacattaaaaataaacaaacgccGAAGACGTTTTACAGGATCCGATTGGTTCGATGCTCAGGATTCCACATCGATCGTGATACGTGGGAAGCCGCTATGGTTCATTCCAGGGTAGGTTTGGAAGTGCATACCTCAAGAAACCTGCACTGGCTTAAGCAGCTTATTCCGCCTATGGATGTAGGCGCCCAAATTTGGATGTTATACTCCAAGACCGAACGGACTAGTGACTAGCAGTAGATTACTTTGAAAGTGGTGATGTCACTGAATCCTTTAGTGTGGCTTACGATTAATCCTGTTTTTGCTTTTGCCACGGTTAAGGCTAGATGTTCCTTGAATGTGAGTGATTTGTCTGGAATCACTCCAAGATCCCGTATTGATTCAACCTTTTCAAGTACTGAATCACCCGCTCGGTAACAATGGGTTATCTGAATTTTGCATCTGATGAAAGTCAgggttttgcattttttaagatTCACGTCCATTCTATTCACTCGCCACTAATGAACAAGTTTATCGAGGTCTTGCTGAAGTGATAAGCAGTCATAATTATCTGTGATAGAGCGATACATTTTCAAATCGTCAGCATAGAAGATTATCTCCGAGTCAATTAGCGCGCAAAGGTCGTTCATAAAGAGATTAAAAAGCAATGGACCTGAAtggctcccttgaggtactccagaaGGGACGGCGAAGGTTTGAGATTTCGTATGACCTTGCCTGATAAATGCAGTTCTATCTTTAAGGTATGACTCGAGCCACATGACTAACCTGGGGAATCCGATCTTTTCAAGCTTAGTGATAAGCAATTTGTGGGGCAGTCGCAAAATCTTGGCAAAATCTACGTAAATTGCATCGACTTGTTTCTTGTTACAGAGATACCTACTGATAAATGGGACGTACACCATCATGTTCGTTAACGTTGATCTCTTTTTGCGGAATTCGTGCTGACACTGCTGACGATGATATGTTTATGTGATGAGATTGAACtcattttggttgaaaattaaaagctcGAATACCTTTGCCAAGCACTTTAGAAAAGATATGCCTCGATAGTTTTCCACGAGATGAACGTTACCGGATTTATGAATGGGTGAGATTGctgcaatttttcaaattatgggAATCGTTGAAGTTTCCAAAGACTTATTAAACAGTATGCTCACGGGTAGTGCCATAGAATCACGCTCATTAATGTTTAGGAGTCCTTCCTAGCGTCGTTTGGAGATACCCTGAACTCGGGAATGCTTCTGTCAAACGAGTAGACTGAAGTCA
This sequence is a window from Uranotaenia lowii strain MFRU-FL chromosome 3, ASM2978415v1, whole genome shotgun sequence. Protein-coding genes within it:
- the LOC129757816 gene encoding neurexin-4 isoform X3 gives rise to the protein MHLAIGFAVAALGLLGCLLPSTRAEYYQKDSYSEYNCNEPLLEYAKLTATSQLRERGPENAHLNARSAWTPVENTYFHFLTIDLGGRKMVRKIATAGRATTSECVTEYIVQYSDDGEIWKSITDSGGEEQLFKGNKDGDSVRHNSFEVPIIAQWIRINPTRWQNRISLRVELYGCHYESENVYLNGTGLIRYDLLRDPVAATRETIRFRFKTAQANGILLYSRGTQGDYFALQIKDNRMVLNVDLGSGVMTSLSVGSLLDDNIWHDVVISRNRRDIMFSVDRVIVEKKIKGEFDRLNLNRAIYVGGVPNLQEGLIVQQNFTGCIENLYLNATNFIREMKEAFYEGEHLRYLKVHVTYNCPEPPISPVTFLTRGSHAKLKGYYSVKQLNVSFSFRTYEEKGLMLHHDFIRGSVRVFLEDGKVKVALKTVNEEHVRPTILDNYEEQFNDGNWHSLSLAIKPNSMILSIDERPMETVKQLSVQTGELYYIGGGKSKDGFVGCMRTIIIDGNIRPPSDWKEDEYCCKGEMLFDACHMIDRCNPNPCKHSGVCKQNSMEFTCDCAGTGYAGAVCHTSLNPLSCQAYKNVNVVQSRTTINIDVDGSGPLAPFPVTCEFYTDGRVITVLSHSSEHTTRVDGFAEPGSFEQNIIYEADLPQIEALLNRSQSCWQRLNYACRSSRLFNSPSEAESFRPYSWWMSRHNQPMDYWAGALPGSRKCECGILGTCVDPTKWCNCDSNSLEWQEDGGEIREKEFLPVKALRFGDTGTPVDEKLGRYTLGPLKCEGDDLFNNVVTFRIKDATINLPPFDMGHSGDIYFEFKTTIEDAVILHARGPTDFIRLNIVGGTKLLFEYQAGTGTQKVYVETSYRLSDDRWHSVSVERNRKEARLVVDGSIRAEVREPPGPVRALYLTSELIVGASIDYRDGFVGCIRALLLNGNQVDLRGYAERRLYGVSTGCVGRCESNPCLNNGTCTERYDNFVCDCRWSAFKGPICADEIGVNMKASSMIKYDFQGAFRSTLHERIRVGFTTTNPKGFLLGFFSSQSKEYLTIMVSNSGHLRVVFDFGFERQELIYPTKHFGLGQYHDVRFSRKNGGSTAVLEIDDYEPQEYHFDIKDSADAQFNNIEFMYIGKNESMKDGFIGCISRVEFDDIYPLKFMFQENPPPNVKSLGTPLTEDFCGVEPVTHPPIEIETRPPPIVDADKLRDAYGPDTAVLGSVLAVLLLLLILMAVLIGRYMNRHKGEYLTQEDKGADMALDPDDAVVQSTTGHQVTKRKEWFI
- the LOC129757816 gene encoding neurexin-4 isoform X1 — translated: MHLAIGFAVAALGLLGCLLPSTRAEYYQKDSYSEYNCNEPLLEYAKLTATSQLRERGPENAHLNARSAWTPVENTYFHFLTIDLGGRKMVRKIATAGRATTSECVTEYIVQYSDDGEIWKSITDSGGEEQLFKGNKDGDSVRHNSFEVPIIAQWIRINPTRWQNRISLRVELYGCHYESENVYLNGTGLIRYDLLRDPVAATRETIRFRFKTAQANGILLYSRGTQGDYFALQIKDNRMVLNVDLGSGVMTSLSVGSLLDDNIWHDVVISRNRRDIMFSVDRVIVEKKIKGEFDRLNLNRAIYVGGVPNLQEGLIVQQNFTGCIENLYLNATNFIREMKEAFYEGEHLRYLKVHVTYNCPEPPISPVTFLTRGSHAKLKGYYSVKQLNVSFSFRTYEEKGLMLHHDFIRGSVRVFLEDGKVKVALKTVNEEHVRPTILDNYEEQFNDGNWHSLSLAIKPNSMILSIDERPMETVKLFATEESGSNGTRQLSVQTGELYYIGGGKSKDGFVGCMRTIIIDGNIRPPSDWKEDEYCCKGEMLFDACHMIDRCNPNPCKHSGVCKQNSMEFTCDCAGTGYAGAVCHTSLNPLSCQAYKNVNVVQSRTTINIDVDGSGPLAPFPVTCEFYTDGRVITVLSHSSEHTTRVDGFAEPGSFEQNIIYEADLPQIEALLNRSQSCWQRLNYACRSSRLFNSPSEAESFRPYSWWMSRHNQPMDYWAGALPGSRKCECGILGTCVDPTKWCNCDSNSLEWQEDGGEIREKEFLPVKALRFGDTGTPVDEKLGRYTLGPLKCEGDDLFNNVVTFRIKDATINLPPFDMGHSGDIYFEFKTTIEDAVILHARGPTDFIRLNIVGGTKLLFEYQAGTGTQKVYVETSYRLSDDRWHSVSVERNRKEARLVVDGSIRAEVREPPGPVRALYLTSELIVGASIDYRDGFVGCIRALLLNGNQVDLRGYAERRLYGVSTGCVGRCESNPCLNNGTCTERYDNFVCDCRWSAFKGPICADEIGVNMKASSMIKYDFQGAFRSTLHERIRVGFTTTNPKGFLLGFFSSQSKEYLTIMVSNSGHLRVVFDFGFERQELIYPTKHFGLGQYHDVRFSRKNGGSTAVLEIDDYEPQEYHFDIKDSADAQFNNIEFMYIGKNESMKDGFIGCISRVEFDDIYPLKFMFQENPPPNVKSLGTPLTEDFCGVEPVTHPPIEIETRPPPIVDADKLRDAYGPDTAVLGSVLAVLLLLLILMAVLIGRYMNRHKGEYLTQEDKGADMALDPDDAVVQSTTGHQVTKRKEWFI